Part of the Candidatus Nanopelagicales bacterium genome is shown below.
GAGCGCCAACATGACCGTGATATGTACCTTCGTTCAGCGCCAGTCCTTGCATATGCGGGAGTGATGGCGCTGGCTTTACGCCCTGCGGAATTGGTCGTGTTCATCCGTACGCGTGCGTTCAGGTATGCCCGTCGGTATTTTCGGGGGATTGTGCGAGCATTCGACCGCTCTCAAGTCGAGCCGCAAGTTGGAGAATTGCTGTATATCTACACAGCGCCAAGTCATCGCAAAAAGGGGTGCGGCGCTGTTCTTTTGCGCGGTTTGGTCGAGCAGGCGCAGCGTGCGAACACCGCCCGCATCGATCTGGTGACCGAGCAGGACAATGCCACGGCGCGCGAGTTCTACGCTCATCGCGGGTGGAAGGAATCAGGCACCTTCACTGCTAGGGATGGGCGCGAATTGCTGCGTATTGAGTTCGCTCTGACAGGGTCAGCCGTTTGACGCGAATCGCCAAACTCGCACTTGGGGTGGTGGCGCTTGTCGCTGTTGCAGTAGGCCTGATGCTCAATAATGTGCGATCACCTGACGCGTCCGGCGACCCGGCAATTTCTGCGCCAAACCCTCTAGTTGAAGCCCCGCCGGGTAATCCCGTTGTGCGCGCAATCCCAGATCGACAGTGGAAGCGGATGGTGCGGACTGGCACTTGGCGGCCTGGGTGCCCTGCAGGACGAGACGAGTTGCGACGCTTGGAGATTGACCACCTTGATTTCGATGGCGCGATCAAGCGCGGAGTGCTGGTTGTCCATCGAGACACCGTTGAGGACCTCGCCGAAATCATGGGTGAGCTCTTTGCGCAGAAGTTCCCGATTGAACGCATGACACCGTTGGAACAGTTTGGTGGCGACGTGAACGCCTCGCTTGAGGCGAACAACACTTCAGCGTTCAATTGTCGAAAGCCAGGGCAAATCAATGCACCGGTCAAGAAATCACCCCACGCCAATGGCCGTGCAATCGACATCAATCCGGTGCAGAATCCCTGGCGCGATCCGCGATGTGGCTGCTGGAATCCAATAGGAGACAAGACGACTCGTACCAAGGTGGGTGAAGGCGTCATTCGCAATGGCACGTTGCCGGTTCAACTATTTGAGTCCCGCGGATGGATTTGGCAGAACATCGATGTAGCCGACTACATGCACTTCGATACGGGCTACCCCTCGCGTCCGCGCGTGCGATAGCGGCAAGAACTACTTGCGCAATGGCAGGGTAACCGTGAAGCGCGATCCTTTGCCGGGGCCGTCGCTGTAGGCGGTGATCTGGCCGCCATGATCTTCAATGATCGCCTGAGCAATGGTGAGCCCTAATCCGCTGCCACTGCCGTCAAAGGATGCCCGCGAGACATCCACGCGATGGAATCGCTCAAAGATGCGTTGCAGATGTTCCGCAGGGATACCGTCCCCGTCGTCTTCAACTACCAACAATGCGCGCTCGCCTTCACGTTGTGCTGAAAGCAAGACAACGCCACCAGCCGGGGTGTGTCGAAGAGCATTGTCAAGAAGATTTGCCAGCACCTGACCGATACGCACCGTGTCGCACCTAGTGGGCAACTCATCGACATCGAAATCTTGATTTAAGGCTGTTCCCTTAGCTGCAAACCTGGGTTGCGCAATCGCGAAGGCTGTTGCAACCAACTCGCGGACATCCACGTCCTCAAGCACCAACTCAAGCGCATGCTCCTGCGCCGCCGCTGCGACGCGTACATCCAATGCAAGGCGCCGAAGGCGAATCAGTTGTTCGCGCATGGCCTCGAATGTCTCGGCTTCAGGCTGCAGGAAACCATCCTCGATGGCGTCCACTTGTGCTTCTAGAGTCGACAGTGGAGTTCGCAGTTCGTGAGACAAGTCCGCCATCATTTGCGTCCTTACTTTGGATGCCTGCTCGAGCCGATTGCCCATTTCTCGAAGAGCGTCATACAACTGGGCCATCTCGTTGGTCATGTGGGCAGGCGCCTGGCTATCCAACGCGCCCTGCTCTATGCGCCCTGCTACTTCCGCCAAATCTTCAAGGGGACGCGCGACTCGGCGGGCTTGAATGAGCGAGGTGATGGAGGCCACCCCAAATGAGATGAGCACCGCCAACACGCCAGCTAAGAGAAGTGATGATCCAAGGGCCTGCAAAGCATGCGCTTGGACCTCCGGATCAGTCTCCCCCGAAGAGAAGAAGTGTTGGGTGAAGATCCGAGGAGTCACCAAGGCGGAGGCGATTACGAGCGTGGCGATGCCGGTCGCGGTCACGAGTACCTGTCCGCGCAATAGCCGGCCAGTGAGACTGGGTCGACGATTCACGCGGGACCCATGCCGTATCCCACTCCGCGCACTGTGCGCACGAACCGGGATTCTTCCGCCGTGTCGCCTAGCTTGCGCCGCAAGTTGCCGACGTGTACGTCCACAACGTGGTCATCGCCATACATATCGGCACCCCAGACCCCATCGATCAGCTGCCTCCGAGTGACGACTGCCCGCGGCCGTGCTGCCAAGATCATCAGGATCTGATATTCGGTTCGGGTGAGGTTGACTGCACGATCACCCACGCTGACAACGCGAGCCTCTGTGTCGATGCTCAAAGAGCCGATTTCGATAGTGCGCTGGTCATTGCGCAATGCATTCGTTCGAGGCCTGCGCAGCATTGCTTTCACCCGTGCAATGAGCTCTCTGGGGGAGAATGGCTTCACGAGATAGTCATCGGCCCCAAGTGAAAGCGCCAAGACCTTGTCCACTTCATCTTCGCGCGCAGTCAACATCACGATGTAACAATCAGAGTTTCCGCGCAACTGACGGCAAACCTCCATGCCGTCTAGGCCGGGCAACATCACATCAAGGATCACAAAATCCGGCATGAAAGTGGCCGCGGTCTCGACTGCAGAAATCCCGTCGTGCGAGGTGCGCACTTCGTAGCCTTCGTGTTCGAGATAGCTGACGACGATCTTGGCCAGTCGTTGCTCGTCTTCTACGACAAGCACGCGGAGCGGATCCAATCTTTCACCTCTAACGCAACTAGGCAGCCATAAGTGTGTCATCTCCGGAGGAAGCTCCAGCCACTTCAACGCCTGCACATAGAAACCTTGAGGGGATCTTGAGCAGATCTAGAACCTTTGGACGCACAAGAAGCGTGAGACTGATCAAACATGCAAATCAGATCAATCTATTCATGCCACTGCACTGCTCATGAAAGACGACACCACAACATCTTTTGTAGGCCCGACCCAGATGAGTCCGCGTGCTTCACATATGAACTCACTGGCGAAAGCGCAGCATCCAGGGCACTCTCGATTAGCCAAGGCGCGCCGCTACAGAAGCCCTCCTTGAATGTCGCCTGATGACCACTTGACAGGCACCCTGGCGCTTATCCTCGGCCTAGCGATGTCAGTGACTCCCGCTGTATTCCTGGGTATTTATTGGGGCCCGAAGCTCTGGCGGAACCGCGGCGGCCAGAACGAGCGCTCAGCCGAAAAGCTTGCCGCAGAAAATGAAATCTCTGGCTGACGTCCACCACGGTTTTACTAACACCGAAAGTGGCATCGTGACTCCCGATTGGCCGCAATTGTCTGATCCAACGACTCCAGCACCTATTCATCGGCTCGCTGGTTAGGGATGACGTCGCGGTCTCGGGCGATGAAAACGAGGACCGTGACGGTCGCTAGCACGATTGCGCCTGCCATTAGGTACGCGCTGGCGACAAAGCTGGTCTCGGTGCTGGGCGAATTAGAGGTGCCTCGATTGGCAGCTCCCCAAGCCGCCATGCCAATCGCGCCTATTTCGGCCAGGACGGCCAAGGCAGTCGCGATCCATAGCACCACTCGCCAGCGCCCAATTTTTTCGCCTAGCCATGCCATCACCTCTCGGAGCTAAGACCGCATGAGTCCGCTCTTGCCCGAATATTGGTAGAGAAAACACAGGCCATTCCGCCGAACACGATCCGCAGTCGCACCTCAAGTTCCAAATTGGCAGGAGTTTTGCACCCGTCCGCGGTTCCGGCCCTGGACATCCCAATTCGGAACTCAACGGGGATCCGATGCCAGTCCGTACGCCAAGTCTTGGGCTCAGTCGCGATCGTGCGGCGGCTCTTGATGTGGGCACCCGGATCGTTAGCGATGCGATCATGCGAAGCGACTTTCTATGCGCCACGAGTTTATGGACAATGGGTGCAGACGTTGCGCTCCCTGGGGAGTGCAGAAGGGGGTGCAAGATTGAGGCTTTGTGAGGCGATCTTGCAGCCCATGCAACCCAGTGATCGCGCCCTAGAAATGTCTCCCCGCTACAGGACAAAACGGGCATATCGGAGACGATGTGCCCGTTTTGCATTTCCCATGAGGGATTCATCGTGCGGGAAGTAGGCGCCACCAGTTTGGCTTGGGGCCCGTCACTTCACTCAACGACGTGAAGAAAACCAGAAATCACCCAGCTACGTGGCAAGTAGCGAAGTGCGGTGTTCCTGTTGGAGACAATGTGGGATGGCCACGGTGACGCTCCAGTACTTCGATGGTTGTCCGCATTGGCACGAGACTGAGGCGCTACTGCATGAAGCACTGCTCATCGTTGGCCAAGAGTATGAGCGAATCGAACTGCAGACTGTGGAGACAGTTGCTGATGCGGTCCGTGCCGGGTTCATCGGTTCGCCCACGATCCTGATTGATGGAATGGATCCATTCGCAGTTGATGGGTCGCAGCCCGGGCTTGCCTGCAGGTTGTATTCGACGCCGGCTGGGTTGCGGGGTTGTCCAACACTTGAACAGCTGTTGACAGTGCTCAGACGGTAGCTGTCTTGCTTACTTCACCGCTCAAGCAACGCCCCCTGGGTCTTAGAAACGCTAGCCGGAGCTTGCTAACTCGATGGGGCGTTAGATTGGTTCTTAGAGTCAGTTGCATAAGAACACTCCGGAGTGGGGCGCTATGAGTGTGCGATCACCGACACCACATCTTGAAAATTCGAAATTTGTTTGCCCAATGCACCCTGAGGTCGTCGATGATCACGCGTCGGAGTGTCCGAAGTGCGGCATGGATCTCGTGCCCGCAGTCGCGCCATTCACTCAGAATGGGCTTGGCCTCGCTGGAGCAGCGTCGCCGATGTATACGTGCCCGATGCACGCGCAGATTGTTGAACCAGCGCCAGGCGATTGCCCGATCTGTGGAATGCACTTGGTGCCTATCTCAAATGGTCTGGCTCAAGGCCAAACCCACGATCCCCTTGAGACAACATCAGGTTTAGAAGTCACTCCCTCAGTACCTCTAGCTGCAGGAACGGCAACGACCTACACGTGTCCGATGCACCCCGAGATTATTCGGGATGCTCCGGGGCGCTGCCCGATCTGCGGCATGCACCTTGAACCAGTGATGCCGACCCAAGATGACGAATCAGCGCTGCGTGAGTACCACGACATGCGTCGGCGTTTTTGGATCTCGGTGCCGCTGTCCCTGCTCACACTTTCTTTGGCCATGGTGCACTTCCCGCCGGTCCCCGATGAGTCGGCGTCCTGGGTGCAGATGGTGCTCGCCACACCTGTCGTGTTGTGGTGTGCGGGGCCATTCTTGAAATGGTCGGCGCAGTCCGTCATCAATCGTAGCCCGAACATGTGGACCCTGATCGGGCTAGGCGTGAGCGCTGCCTATCTGTACTCAGTGGCGGCGACTATCGCACCTGATGCGTTCCCGACATCGCAGATGTCAGATGGCACAGTTCCGGTGTACTTCGAGGCTGCTGCCGTGATCTGCACTCTCACACTCCTGGGCCAAGTCATGGAGTTGCGTGCACGGGCTACGACTGGTGAAGCGATCAAAGCGTTGCTGAACTTGACCCCATCCACCGCCCACCGCATCACGTCTGATGGAACTGAAGTCGATGTCAAACTCGCCCTTGTCGAGGTCGGCGATCGCGTGCGCGTACGACCGGGCGAGAAAGTCCCGGTCGATGGCACTGTTGAATCAGGCCAGTCATCTGTAGACGAGTCGATGCTCACAGGTGAGCCAGTTCCCACGGACAAGGTCCCTGGAGACACCGTCATCGGTGGCACGGTCAACGCCAACGGAAGTCTTGTGGTGATTGCAGCTCAAGTCGGTTCAGACACAGTTCTGGCCCGAGTGGTGGAGATGGTGGCCAAGGCACAACGGTCTAAGGCACCCATGCAGCGCTTGGCCGACAAGGTAGCTGGCGTATTCGTTATGGCTGTCATCGGCATTGCGATCGCTACGTTCATCATTTGGGGGCTCGTGGGCCCTGAGCCACGCTGGACAAATGCGCTGGTCGCCGCGGTAGCTGTTATGATCATCGCCTGCCCATGCGCCCTTGGGCTCGCCACTCCCATGTCAGTCATGATTGGCAGCGGCCTTGGCGCCCGCCACGGCGTCCTATTCAAAGATGCAGCGGCGATCGAGAAGATGCGCGAAATCGACACGCTCGTTGTCGACAAGACAGGCACGTTAACGGTAGGTCATCCCAGTGTCAGCGATGTCATCGCCGCCACGGACATCACCCGGGAACACGTATTGCGGATGGCTGCCAGTGCCAACCAGGCCAGTGAACACCCACTTGCAAGAGCCATCACCACGGCCGCGCGAACGGAAAACGTGAGCCTGAACTACCCCCAGGATTTCGAAGCCAAGCCGGGCTATGGCGTCGCCGCACACATCGACGGTTACGACGTCCTCGTTGGTAACCGCGACCTCATGCAAATCAATGACATCACCCTGTCAGCAGACCTGACCGGGCGCGAGCCAGAAGGACAGACAGTCATCTACGTCGCAGTCGACGGCCGTCTCGAAGGCTTGATCGCGCTCACAGACGCGATCAAGGAGACCACAGCAGAAGCCGTACAAGCCCTACATCGCGACGCTATATCCATAGTCATGGCGACAGGCGATGCAGCCGGCCCAGCTCAACAAGTGGCCGAAACCCTCGGCATCGACGCCTTCCACGCAGGGGTCAAGCCGCAGGACAAACTCACCATCATCGAAGCGCTCCAACGTGACGGCCACTTGGTGGCCATGGCCGGCGATGGCATCAATGACGCCCCCGCACTTGCCCAAGCCAACATCGGCATTGCTATGGGCACCGGCAGTGACATAGCAATTGACTCAGCGCAGATCACGTTGGTCAAGGGTGACCTGCGGGGCATCACGGCGGCTCGCAGCGTGTCGCGCGCCACCGTGAGCAACATGAAACAGAATCTCTGGTTCGCCTTTGCGTATAACGCAGTAGGCATCCCCATCGCAGCAGGCATTCTGTATCCATTCACTGGACTCTTGCTCTCCCCAATGATTGCCGCTGCGGCCATGAGCCTGTCGAGCGTGTCGGTCATTTTGAACGCTCAGCGCTTGCGATCCGCCAAGATCTAGAATCGCGGAGTAGCGCGCGAGGAGGGATGCCTCTAAGATGCAGCCCTTGTGCGGTTGTGAACACTGTTTCTTGATCGAATCTTCACAGTTCGCTACGAGACTTCCCGGATTCATTGGCGAAACTAGGGGCGAACATTTCGGGCTCCGACAGCCTGACACCGCAGAGTTGCGGTAGCCAGACAGCGTCCACAGGACACAGGTGAGACTGGAAGGACCAACTGTGACTCCCTTGAGCCACTTCAATCGAAGCAGGATGCTCTTTGGCGTCGTGATCCTTTCCCTTGGAGCAGGCTTGCTCGGAGTCGGACCTGGTGTAGCAAGTCCTAAATCGGACATCGCACGGATCCAGGCACAGGTTGCCGATTTACAGCATGTCGCAGAGGGCGCGACGGAGCGGTACAACGAAGCCCGTTCTGGTCTCAACATCGTCCAGCAGAAGCTTGGAACGCTTCAGCGTCGCGCCAGCAGGCAACGAACTGAACTACAGAAATCTTCCGAGCTCATCGACGCTCTCGCTCGCTCGGCGTACATGTCGGCGTCTTTGGACCCGTCATTGCAACTTCTACTTGCGAGTGACCCGTCAGCGTTCCTTGCCCAAGGGGCCGCACTCAATCAATTGGCGAAGTCGCAGCAGACAATTCTTCGCAGATGGCAGACCAGCACCCTGCGACTGCGCCAAACCCAGGCTGAGGTCGCACAGCAGGTCGCTGCTGCCAAACGGTTCAACGCCGCGATGGCTTCAGCCAAGTCTGAGGCCGACACCAACTTGGGCAAGGCGCAGGCGGTGCTGGCAAAGATGACAGCTGCACAACGCGCGCGATGGGATCGCATCAAGGCCCAGGCTCGTCAGCAGGCATTGGCCGCAGCTGCGACGGCTAAGAAACAACTTGCGGCAACTGTTCAGCGCCCAGGACGTAAGCCTGGGAAGACACCATTGGGCTACATCGGTAGCGGCCGGGCCGCCTCGGCTGTGAGGTTTGCCTTGTCCCAGGTGGGCAAGCCCTATGTGGCCGCACAGGCCGGGCCGCGATCATATGACTGCTCGGGTCTGACCTTGGCGGCATGGCGGCAAGCCGGCGTTGGACTCACGCACTACTCCAAGTCACAGTATTCACAGACTCGACGAGTGCCAGTGTCGCAGATCCGTCCGGGAGATCTCGTCTTCTACTTCGGCTCAGGGGCTCACCACGTTGGAATGTACGTCGGGAACGGCAAAATGGTCAGCGCTTCCAATCCAGATGATGGGGTGGAACTCATAGCCTTCTTGGGGCCCTGGTATCGAGAGCGCTTCTCGGGCGTCGGGCGTGTCATCTGATGCTCGCGGATTCCTTGTGAGTGTGCGTGTGAAGATTCTCGTCAGACCTGCTGCACCGGGCATGCTCGTGAAGGCACGAGTGTGCTCAAAGCGTCCGCGACTTCGTATGTTGCTGATCGTTGCTGCGCTTGTCGGCATTGCTGCGGTCGTTGCGTGGCGCTGGCTTGCGGGTTAGGTATGCGTATTCGTCTAACGGTCACGTGTTCTAGCTGGCGGCTCCGACTCCAGTGAGGCGAACTTGGAAGGTTCGCCCCCCGTCGAGGGATTCCATGATCGTGTCGCCCACGAGTGCCGCAACTCGTGATCCGTCTGCGGCCAGAGCCGCGGGCTGGGCTCTCAGGCTCCCTCGCTGAATCCAGCTCGAACCACCATCGGTTGACGCGTAGACCTTTCCGTCAATGCTCGCGCCTAGTACTTGACCTCGAGTTGCAGCAAGGAGGGCCAGCAGTGGTGCGCCCGCGACCGGTGAAAATGACGCCCCAGCGTTGATGCTGCGCATGACACCGGTCTGGCTGGTACCGATCACATTTGCGTCATTTGCGGGATCCAGGGCCAAGTCGAAGAGTTCGGGTGTACCCAGTTGTTTCCAGGCACGTCCAAGGTTTTCGGTTCGCCATAGGACGCCGTTGTTTGAGGCAAGACCCATGACAACCTTGTTCGTGGCGACGAGTCGGTGGAAGTCGACTTGCCCACCAAGGGAAGCCTTCTTCCAGGTCTGACCCCCATTGGTGGAGATGCCAAGGCCCAGATCGTTGGGTGCATCCATTTCTGGCCCTGGGTGTCCGGAGGCCAGCCAAGTGTTGCCTGTGCGCGTAAGCCCCATGGTGTCGAAGACCTCGTCGGATACTCGCACTGGTTGGTGTCCGGGTTGCTGGCTCCAAATTCCGTCGTGGGTGCCGAAGTAGAGCTTGGCGCCGACCAGTACGAGGTTGTGGACGTGCCCCGTCAGGGAGTCCGTACTCACTGCTTCACCGCTGGCGACCGGTTCCTCTGTAGGGGACAGCGTCTGTGTTCGCGATGAAGCGGCCTCAGGCGAGGCGGGGGTGTTGCTGCCTGTGGGTGATGAGCACGCGGCCAGAAGCGTTGCGGCACCGGCCACGATCAGTAGGAGCGCTACTGCTCGCGCATGGACTCCCTGACGGCGTCTCATGGTGCAGTCAGGATGTAGCCGGCTTTTTCAATTGCCGGCTGAAGATCAGCGGCCGTCAGCGATTGCCTACTTTGCACGTGCACGTGCGAGTTTTCGCCTGGCTGTAGGTTCACCTCGACCCGCGTCACTCCTTCAATCTTGGTGACTTCCTCGATGACGGAATTCACGCAGTGGCTACAGGTCATGCCCTGCACGTCAATCACGAGTTTATTCATGGTCAGCCCTTCTCGTTCGAGTTCCAACTATCTACTTAGCAAGCAGTTGCTTCATCGTTGCTATCTCGGTGCTTTGCCCGGCGATGATGGACTTGGCCAACTTCTGCACCAGTGCATTACTGGTGGTCTTGAGGACTTGTCGGCTGCTGGCGATGGCTCCTTGATGGTGGGTGATCATCATCTGTAGCCACTTGTTGTCGAAGTTCGTGCCTCGGGCGCGGGCGAGTTTGGCTATGTCGGCCTCATTCATCATGCCGGTGGAGCCTGCAGTCATGCCGGACATGCTGCCCGAGGATGAGTGATCCATAGCTGGCGACATCGGCGCACCCCATCCCTTGAGCCATGCCCGCAGCATGGTGCTCTCGGGCGTCTGAGCGGCCTTGATCTGCTTGGCTAGTGCCAAGACCAGTGGGGACTTGGCATGCTTCAACGCGAGGTTGGACATCTGGATTGCCTGCTGATGGTGGGGGAGCATCATTTGGGTGAACGAGATGTCGCCAGCGGCACCCATGCCCATCTTCATCGTGTTGCTCTCGCTCATTGGTGCTGGCGTCGGGGCCGCGTTGGCGGGCTGTGTTGCTCCGAACGTGGCTAGCAGTGCGGTGATTGCCAGTGCGCTGGCGGTGGTTGCCAGAGGATGTTTGTTCATGTGAGTCTGCTCCTTGTGATGGCAATGCAAAGGATGGTTCGGCCGAATTCGCGGGCGTGAAGCAAGGCATGTCTACGGTGGTTCCTTCTTTGCTGCGCATTCATCATCGAGCGGGGTCAGTAGAGGTACCCGAAAGAACGGATGAAGATTTGATCAAGGGATGAGCGAAGGTGCCTTTATGCAATCTTCATCGATTCTGCGCACAGATGG
Proteins encoded:
- a CDS encoding GNAT family N-acetyltransferase; its protein translation is MAPALPDNASTGQDSTVPSNGAWGFELRELRESDLPAVVERHRQQFPDGFYSQLGSKFVHAYFRQYLRSAGSTGLVATEAGSNEIVGYLIGTVDERQHDRDMYLRSAPVLAYAGVMALALRPAELVVFIRTRAFRYARRYFRGIVRAFDRSQVEPQVGELLYIYTAPSHRKKGCGAVLLRGLVEQAQRANTARIDLVTEQDNATAREFYAHRGWKESGTFTARDGRELLRIEFALTGSAV
- a CDS encoding M15 family metallopeptidase, whose translation is MTRIAKLALGVVALVAVAVGLMLNNVRSPDASGDPAISAPNPLVEAPPGNPVVRAIPDRQWKRMVRTGTWRPGCPAGRDELRRLEIDHLDFDGAIKRGVLVVHRDTVEDLAEIMGELFAQKFPIERMTPLEQFGGDVNASLEANNTSAFNCRKPGQINAPVKKSPHANGRAIDINPVQNPWRDPRCGCWNPIGDKTTRTKVGEGVIRNGTLPVQLFESRGWIWQNIDVADYMHFDTGYPSRPRVR
- a CDS encoding HAMP domain-containing sensor histidine kinase; protein product: MNRRPSLTGRLLRGQVLVTATGIATLVIASALVTPRIFTQHFFSSGETDPEVQAHALQALGSSLLLAGVLAVLISFGVASITSLIQARRVARPLEDLAEVAGRIEQGALDSQAPAHMTNEMAQLYDALREMGNRLEQASKVRTQMMADLSHELRTPLSTLEAQVDAIEDGFLQPEAETFEAMREQLIRLRRLALDVRVAAAAQEHALELVLEDVDVRELVATAFAIAQPRFAAKGTALNQDFDVDELPTRCDTVRIGQVLANLLDNALRHTPAGGVVLLSAQREGERALLVVEDDGDGIPAEHLQRIFERFHRVDVSRASFDGSGSGLGLTIAQAIIEDHGGQITAYSDGPGKGSRFTVTLPLRK
- a CDS encoding response regulator transcription factor, which encodes MDPLRVLVVEDEQRLAKIVVSYLEHEGYEVRTSHDGISAVETAATFMPDFVILDVMLPGLDGMEVCRQLRGNSDCYIVMLTAREDEVDKVLALSLGADDYLVKPFSPRELIARVKAMLRRPRTNALRNDQRTIEIGSLSIDTEARVVSVGDRAVNLTRTEYQILMILAARPRAVVTRRQLIDGVWGADMYGDDHVVDVHVGNLRRKLGDTAEESRFVRTVRGVGYGMGPA
- a CDS encoding thioredoxin family protein translates to MATVTLQYFDGCPHWHETEALLHEALLIVGQEYERIELQTVETVADAVRAGFIGSPTILIDGMDPFAVDGSQPGLACRLYSTPAGLRGCPTLEQLLTVLRR
- a CDS encoding copper-translocating P-type ATPase, which translates into the protein MSVRSPTPHLENSKFVCPMHPEVVDDHASECPKCGMDLVPAVAPFTQNGLGLAGAASPMYTCPMHAQIVEPAPGDCPICGMHLVPISNGLAQGQTHDPLETTSGLEVTPSVPLAAGTATTYTCPMHPEIIRDAPGRCPICGMHLEPVMPTQDDESALREYHDMRRRFWISVPLSLLTLSLAMVHFPPVPDESASWVQMVLATPVVLWCAGPFLKWSAQSVINRSPNMWTLIGLGVSAAYLYSVAATIAPDAFPTSQMSDGTVPVYFEAAAVICTLTLLGQVMELRARATTGEAIKALLNLTPSTAHRITSDGTEVDVKLALVEVGDRVRVRPGEKVPVDGTVESGQSSVDESMLTGEPVPTDKVPGDTVIGGTVNANGSLVVIAAQVGSDTVLARVVEMVAKAQRSKAPMQRLADKVAGVFVMAVIGIAIATFIIWGLVGPEPRWTNALVAAVAVMIIACPCALGLATPMSVMIGSGLGARHGVLFKDAAAIEKMREIDTLVVDKTGTLTVGHPSVSDVIAATDITREHVLRMAASANQASEHPLARAITTAARTENVSLNYPQDFEAKPGYGVAAHIDGYDVLVGNRDLMQINDITLSADLTGREPEGQTVIYVAVDGRLEGLIALTDAIKETTAEAVQALHRDAISIVMATGDAAGPAQQVAETLGIDAFHAGVKPQDKLTIIEALQRDGHLVAMAGDGINDAPALAQANIGIAMGTGSDIAIDSAQITLVKGDLRGITAARSVSRATVSNMKQNLWFAFAYNAVGIPIAAGILYPFTGLLLSPMIAAAAMSLSSVSVILNAQRLRSAKI
- a CDS encoding NlpC/P60 family protein, producing the protein MTPLSHFNRSRMLFGVVILSLGAGLLGVGPGVASPKSDIARIQAQVADLQHVAEGATERYNEARSGLNIVQQKLGTLQRRASRQRTELQKSSELIDALARSAYMSASLDPSLQLLLASDPSAFLAQGAALNQLAKSQQTILRRWQTSTLRLRQTQAEVAQQVAAAKRFNAAMASAKSEADTNLGKAQAVLAKMTAAQRARWDRIKAQARQQALAAAATAKKQLAATVQRPGRKPGKTPLGYIGSGRAASAVRFALSQVGKPYVAAQAGPRSYDCSGLTLAAWRQAGVGLTHYSKSQYSQTRRVPVSQIRPGDLVFYFGSGAHHVGMYVGNGKMVSASNPDDGVELIAFLGPWYRERFSGVGRVI
- a CDS encoding heavy metal-associated domain-containing protein, with the protein product MNKLVIDVQGMTCSHCVNSVIEEVTKIEGVTRVEVNLQPGENSHVHVQSRQSLTAADLQPAIEKAGYILTAP
- a CDS encoding DUF305 domain-containing protein, whose amino-acid sequence is MNKHPLATTASALAITALLATFGATQPANAAPTPAPMSESNTMKMGMGAAGDISFTQMMLPHHQQAIQMSNLALKHAKSPLVLALAKQIKAAQTPESTMLRAWLKGWGAPMSPAMDHSSSGSMSGMTAGSTGMMNEADIAKLARARGTNFDNKWLQMMITHHQGAIASSRQVLKTTSNALVQKLAKSIIAGQSTEIATMKQLLAK